In Procambarus clarkii isolate CNS0578487 chromosome 84, FALCON_Pclarkii_2.0, whole genome shotgun sequence, a genomic segment contains:
- the LOC123774881 gene encoding uncharacterized protein produces the protein MARWWSEFLILLLFLRPLLALAGGDDEGGNSTEGNKLEVHQRYLLVWNAPTSGPRSSLVELEEDIESVECTSDANCTAALCGLDIALSYDTSLPSRPYCNYSPEDKEPHHHHHHGAGHCTCGPGKCVSYSRDFYSNGEPFYYCGPCGWVGAQCYNTTCTHPLAECKGGYCECVNNGIFYDLTFCYIPFYGKQLAVGMLVTTFVIVLICCVLGYSYHRISNRRQRRLPESWFRRSVRRQPPANDTPPTYDDVVDKLPSYQDALQMNTKESSDVGLVNVAFEAELFTSLPSNEEKVSAALSTPTSTPSSTSTSTPSSTSTSTKSPTSTSTGKVPSVSTTKTVPVSSTTTLISTSKLISTSISTSEPTSTCTPSATSEPTSTSTNHQKVNRE, from the exons ATGGCCCGCTGGTGGAGCGAGTTCTTGATCCTGTTGCTGTTCCTCAGGCCTCTCCTGGCCCTGGCCGGTGGCGATGACGAAGGGGGCAACAGCACTGAGGGAAATAAGCTGGAGGTTCATCAGAGATATTTGTTGGTGTGGAACGCGCCCACCTCAGGACCTCGGA GTTCGCTGGTCGAGCTGGAGGAGGACATTGAGTCCGTGGAGTGTACCAGCGATGCTAATTGTACAGCTGCTCTCTGTGGGCTGGACATCGCTCTGAGTTACGACACTTCCTTACCTTCAAGGCCTTACTGTAATT ACTCTCCGGAAGATAaggagccacaccaccaccaccaccatggtgcgGGCCACTGCACCTGCGGCCCGGGCAAATGCGTGTCATACAGTCGTGATTTCTACAGTAACGGAGAACCATTTTACTACTGCGGACCTTGCG GATGGGTGGGCGCCCAGTGTTACAACACCACTTGCACTCACCCACTGGCTGAGTGCAAGGGAggctactgtgagtgtgtcaacaATGGCATCTTCTACGACCTCACTTTCTG TTACATTCCCTTCTACGGGAAGCAGCTGGCGGTAGGGATGCTGGTGACAACCTTTGTTATTGTGCTCATCTGTTGCGTCCTCGGCTACAGCTACCACAGGATAAGCAA CCGACGACAACGAAGGCTGCCTGAGAGCTGGTTCAGGAGGAGTGTGAGACGTCAG CCTCCGGCCAACGACACTCCTCCGACATACGACGATGTTGTTGACAAACTTCCCTCCTATCAAGACGCCCTCCAGATGAACACCAAG GAAAGCAGCGATGTTGGACTCGTTAATGTTGCTTTTGAGGCTGAGCTCTTCACATCTCTCCCTTCCAATGAAGAGAAAGTTTCAGCGGCGTTATCCACCCCTACATCCACCCCTTCATCTACCTCTACATCCACCCCGTCATCTACCTCTACATCTACCAAGTCACCAACCTCTACATCGACTGGAAAAGTTCCAAGCGTTTCCACAACCAAAACCGTGCCCGTATCTTCTACAACAACGCTGATATCCACATCGAAACTCATATCCACGTCCATATCCACATCTGAACCCACATCCACCTGTACACCCTCGGCTACTTCTGAACCCACATCCACATCAACCAATCACCAAAAAGTAAACAGAGAATAG
- the LOC123774833 gene encoding uncharacterized protein, whose translation MARPLVAVVAIVAVATTAASSMDDTIHSLLAMSPKGEMGRFFLNYDHTYSFNTTVPVTMPLLSFTLPGAGDFSTTGATTSSYSALGYIIFFLLGGFVFSLYTTAPGAAGRENTDGDALQELQLVRLVLETVWNLPEVLNCRNCAKQAVCKAYADPQDYGFLASALRFLVAYTPDTPEEELTEFQKAARYGEESADCHYKFHCLVHPLDLLLYIYDYWFTDE comes from the exons ATGGCGAGACCTCTAGTTGCTGTAGTCGCGATAGTCGCGGTGGCGACGACGGCCGCAAGCAGCATGGACGACACCATCCACTCGCTATTAGCGATGTCGCCTAAGGGCGAAATGGGCAGGTTTTTCCTCAACTACGACCACACCTACTCCTTCAACACCACGGTCCCGGTGACCATGCCCCTGCTCTCTTTCACCCTGCCCGGCGCGGGCGACTTCTCCACCACAGGGGCCACCACAAGCTCCTACAGCGCCCTGGGCTACATTATATTCTTCCTTTTGGGGGGCTTTGTGTTCAGCCTCTACACCACCGCCCCGGGCGCCGCCGGCAGGGAGAACACTGATGGAGATGCGCTTCAGGAGCTCCAGTTAGTTAGGCTGGTGCTGGAGACGGTCTGGAACCTTCCGGAAGTGCTCAACTGCAGGAACTGTGCCAAGCAAGCCGTCTGTAAGGCGTATGCTGATCCACAAGACTATGGTTTCCTGGCCTCGGCTCTCAGATTCCTTGTGGC GTACACGCCCGACACACCTGAAGAGGAGCTGACGGAGTTCCAGAAGGCGGCGAGGTACGGGGAGGAGAGCGCTGACTGTCACTACAAGTTCCACTGCCTGGTCCAtcccctcgacctcctcctctacATCTACGACTACTGGTTCACTGACGAGTAG